One Brevibacillus choshinensis genomic window carries:
- a CDS encoding RNA polymerase sigma-70 factor, with translation MTVWMEDVYRQYKPLLFTLAYRMLGSVAEAEDIVQETFLALTQSGVEDIHHLKSYLCKAVTNRCLDTWKSARWKREQYVGEWLPEPLADGSLENDPLQSVLMEESISYGLLVLLENLSPDERAVYVLRTALGYDYRAIAEMLDKSEAGCRKLFSRAQQKLDGAGEGLQVAVQPERSKRLVEQLIAAMSRADAGALVQLLSQDAVLITDGGGKTRAAIHPIRSDQRVVAFLTGVWRKWEKNVQIQVVSINGQPGIVVTAEGQPTRVINVVLNPDEDRIERLYMMINPEKLKHFSL, from the coding sequence ATGACAGTGTGGATGGAGGATGTGTATCGACAGTACAAACCACTTCTGTTTACCCTTGCCTATCGCATGCTGGGATCGGTGGCAGAGGCCGAGGATATTGTTCAGGAGACCTTTCTTGCTTTGACACAGAGCGGCGTCGAGGACATCCACCATTTGAAAAGCTATTTGTGCAAAGCAGTCACAAATCGTTGCCTGGATACGTGGAAGTCAGCTCGCTGGAAGAGGGAGCAGTACGTTGGGGAATGGCTGCCGGAGCCGTTGGCAGATGGCTCTTTGGAGAATGATCCCCTTCAATCTGTCCTGATGGAAGAATCGATCTCATACGGACTTCTCGTCTTGCTGGAGAATCTTTCGCCGGATGAGCGGGCGGTTTACGTATTGCGTACGGCGCTTGGCTACGATTACCGGGCCATTGCCGAAATGCTCGACAAATCCGAAGCAGGGTGCCGCAAGCTGTTCAGTCGTGCCCAGCAAAAGCTCGATGGCGCAGGAGAGGGCTTGCAGGTAGCCGTACAGCCGGAGCGTTCAAAGAGATTGGTAGAACAGCTGATCGCGGCCATGTCCCGCGCAGATGCAGGAGCACTGGTGCAATTGCTGAGCCAGGATGCCGTACTCATCACAGATGGAGGCGGAAAAACCCGTGCAGCAATCCATCCGATTCGTTCCGATCAGCGCGTAGTCGCTTTCCTGACCGGCGTGTGGCGCAAGTGGGAGAAAAACGTCCAGATCCAGGTGGTATCCATTAATGGCCAGCCAGGCATTGTCGTCACAGCTGAAGGCCAGCCGACCAGAGTCATCAACGTGGTGCTGAATCCCGATGAGGATCGAATCGAACGGCTATACATGATGATCAATCCAGAAAAGTTGAAGCATTTTTCCCTGTGA
- a CDS encoding carboxymuconolactone decarboxylase family protein — translation MKARMNYRSANPGALNAMLQLEKFVQESGLDKKLIELIKIRASQINGCAFCLDMHTKDARKLGETEQRIYLLNAWREAGFYTDAERAVLALTEAVTLISKGGVSDEIYADVREHFDEQQYVSLIMAINTINAWNRIAISTGMTAPFEM, via the coding sequence ATGAAAGCCAGAATGAACTATAGATCCGCCAATCCGGGAGCACTCAACGCGATGCTGCAGCTGGAGAAATTCGTCCAGGAGAGCGGATTGGACAAAAAGCTCATCGAACTGATCAAAATTCGCGCCTCCCAAATCAACGGCTGCGCCTTTTGTCTCGACATGCATACCAAGGACGCGCGCAAGCTGGGTGAAACCGAACAGCGCATCTACTTGCTCAATGCTTGGAGAGAAGCCGGGTTCTACACGGATGCGGAACGCGCGGTGCTGGCACTGACAGAAGCGGTTACCCTGATTTCAAAAGGCGGCGTATCTGATGAAATTTATGCAGATGTCCGCGAGCATTTCGATGAGCAGCAATATGTGTCCTTGATCATGGCGATCAACACCATTAATGCGTGGAATCGGATTGCGATCTCGACCGGGATGACGGCTCCATTTGAAATGTAG